Part of the Streptomyces antimycoticus genome, CCTGCGGCTGACCGAGCTGCCGCGGCCCGCGCCCGGCCCCGGGGAGATCCTCGTCGCCGTACACGCGGCCGGGCTCAACCCCACGGACTTCAAGCACCGCGCCCTGAGCATCTTCCTGCCGCCCCCGCCGCTGACCCTCGGCTGGGACGTCTCCGGCACCGTGGTGGAGACCGGCTTCGGCGTCACCCTCTTCCAGCCCGGTGACGAGGTGTTCGGCATGCTGCCCTACCCGTACGGGGCGGGCTCCCACGCCGAGTACGTGACCGGCCCTGCCCGCGCCTTCGCCGCCAAGCCCGCCGGGATCGACCACGTCCAGGCGGCCGCGCTGCCGCTGGCCGCGCTCACCGCCTGGCAGGCCCTCGTCGAGACCGCGGAACTGCGGGCCGGGCAGCGGGTGCTGATCCACGCCGCGGCCGGCGGTGTCGGCCATCTCGCCGTACAGCTCGCCAAGGAGCGCGGCGCGCATGTCACCGGGACGGCGAGCGGCCCCAAGCACGA contains:
- a CDS encoding NADP-dependent oxidoreductase gives rise to the protein MLALHQTALGGPEVLRLTELPRPAPGPGEILVAVHAAGLNPTDFKHRALSIFLPPPPLTLGWDVSGTVVETGFGVTLFQPGDEVFGMLPYPYGAGSHAEYVTGPARAFAAKPAGIDHVQAAALPLAALTAWQALVETAELRAGQRVLIHAAAGGVGHLAVQLAKERGAHVTGTASGPKHDFLRGLGADACVDHRSEDFTDTEERYDVVLDALGGETATRSVGVLRPGGVLVSLLPGAEDTRAAAEKAQVRAVTLLVEHDQAGMRAIAELVDRGRLRAHVSGTFPLAEGARAHIQGETGRTTGKLVITVR